GACAGTTTCGCCCGCATGGCGTCGCGATGCGGGCCGACCTTCGGCGCCTCGGCGATCAGCGAGACGTCGGCATTCATGATCGTGCCGCCGCGCTCGCGCACGATCCGGGCAGCATGCTCGATGAAGATCCGCGAAGGCGCGCCCTTCCATTGCGGGTCGGATGGCGGGAAATGATCGCCGATATCGCCGGCGCCGCAGGTGGCAAGCAGCGCGTCCGTTAGCGCATGCAGCGCGACGTCGGCATCCGAATGACCTTTCAGCTTCTGATCATGCGGAATGAACACGCCGCAGAGCGTCACGCCATCGCCGGCTACGAGCTGGTGCACGTCGTAGCCGTTGCCGGTGCGCACGTCCGGAAGCAGCGAAGCCGACAGCTTGTCGTCGGCCATGGCGATATCGTTCTTGACCGTCAGCTTGACGTTGTCGGCCGTGCCCTCGACGATCGTCACCGGAATGCCCAGCCATTCGGCGATCGAGGCATCGTCGGTGAAATCGCTTCGTCCGCTTGCCGCCGCCTTCTCATGCGCCTCGAGGATCGTTTCGAAGGCGAAGGATTGCGGCGTCTGCGCCGCGTAGAGATGCTCGCGTGAAACCGTCGTCAGCACGGTGCCGGCGCTGTCGGCGCGTTTCAGCGTATCGGTGACCGGGATCGCCGGCAGGACCGCCTGTGCGCCGGCATCAAGGCTCTCGGTGATGCGGTCCAGGAGATCATGGTCGAAGAACGGCCGCACGGCATCATGGATCAGCACATGGCTGATTTGCTTGTCCTTGAGGTATCTGAGGCCCGCCAGCACGGATTGCTGCCTAGTCGCACCCCCATGCACCGTTTCGATCGGCGTTGCCGAGATGATGTGGCGGAAGGCTCTCGCAAACAGCGCATCGTCATCGGGATGAATGACGACGACGATCTCAGTTGCCGCTTCCCATGTCATGAAGTTTTCAAGCGTATGCACGATAACCGGCTTACCGCCGATCATGCGATACTGCTTGGGGCCTTCCGTGGAGGATCCCGCGCGCTCGCCGCGGCCGGCGGCCACGATGACAATTCCAGCCGATATCGGTTGCTTAGAAGGCATTTGCAGCATAAATCCCCTAAAATATGCGGAATTGACCCGAGTGCTCTAACGTCTTGCTTTGGCCTTTTCCAGCATCTGCCCGAAAAATATCAATTCCCATCCCATCCCCCTTGGCAAGCCAGGGAATAGTGGCTAAAAATAATGCAGTTCTATTGTGTGCCCGAAAGATAATCATTTGATTTCCAAGGACCTCGCAGCGCCTTTCCGAATCGGACCCGTGTCCGTGCGGAACCGCGTTGTGCTGGCGCCGATGTCCGGCGTCACGGATATGCCCTTCCGCGAGCTTGCCTGGCGCTTCGGCGCCGGCCTCGTCGTCACCGAGATGGTGGCGAGCCGCGAACTGGTCAACGACACGGCCGAATCCTGGTCGCGGCTCAGTGCTGCGGGCTTCCGGCCGCATATGGTGCAGCTTGCCGGGCGCGAGGCGCACTGGATGGCGGAGGCCGCCAAGATCGCCGCCGATCATGGCGCCGATATCATCGACATCAACATGGGCTGTCCGGCAAAGAAGGTGATCGGCGGTTATTCCGGCTCGGCGCTGATGCGCGACCCCGATCACGCGCTCGGCCTCATCGAGGCGACGGTGAAGGCCGTCGACATTCCGGTGACGCTGAAGATGCGCCTCGGCTGGGACGAGAATTCGATCAACGCGCCTGATATCGCCCGCCGCGCCGAGGCCGCCGGGATCCAGCTTGTGACCATTCACGGGCGCACCCGCATGCAATTCTATGAAGGCCGCGCCGATTGGGATGCGATCCGCGCCGTCCGCGAGGTGATCTCCATTCCGCTGATCGCCAATGGCGATGTCGAAACCGCAGGCGATGCGCAGGAAATATTGCGCCGCTCGGGCGCCGACGCCGTGATGATCGGCAGAGGCTGCCAGGGCAGGCCGTGGCATGCCGGCGTCATATCAGGGGCGCCCGCACCGCTACCCCCTGACATCGCCGATATCGCCGTTGAACATTACCGGATGATGCTGGATTTCTATGGCGAGGCCGTGGCGATCCGCCACGGCCGTAAGCACCTTGGCTGGTATCTCCAGCGTTTCGCGCCTGATCTGTTGGGCGACGAAAAGGCTGCGATCATGACTTCGCGCGACCCGCGCGAAGTGGCCGCGCGTCTTTACGATGCATTGGCGGCCAGTGTTGTCGACAGCCGGGAGGCGGCATGACGAAAGATATGACATCTCCGTCCGATCACGCCGGCGGGACCGTCGCCATGGCCGTGCTGAACGCCATCCAGAACCCCGTCGTCATGGTCGACGAATCCGGCTTCGTCGTTTTCGCCAATTGGGAAGCGGAGGCCTTTTTCGGCGCCAGCGCCTCGCATCTGGCCCGTTACCGGATTTCGACCTTCATTCCTTTCGGCAGCCCGCTGCTTGCCCTGATCGACCAGGTGCGCGAGCGCAAGGCGCCGGTCAACGAATATCGCGTCGACCTGAGTTCGCCCCGCCTCGGACAGGACAAGCTCGTCGATCTCTACGTCGCCCCGGTGCTCAGCGAGCCCGGCGCCGTCGTCATCGTCTTTCAGGAACGCTCGATGGCCGACAAGATCGACCGGCAGCTGACGCATCGCGCCGCCGCCCGCTCGGTGACCGGCCTTGCTTCGATGCTGGCGCATGAGATCAAGAATCCGCTCTCCGGCATCCGCGGCGCCGCCCAGTTGCTCGAACAGTCTGCGGTCGACGACGATCGGGCGCTGACCCGGCTGATCTGCGACGAGACCGATCGCATCGTCTCGCTGGTCGATCGTATGGAAGTCTTTTCCGACGAACGCCCTGTCGACCGCATGCCGGTCAACATCCATTCGGTGCTCGATCATGTGAAGGCGGTCGCCAAGGCGGGTTTTGCGCGCAACATCCGCGTCACCGAGAGTTACGACCCGTCGCTGCCGGCCGTCTATGCCAATCGCGACCAGCTCGTCCAGGTCTTCCTCAATCTGGTGAAGAACGCCGCCGAAGCGGTCGGCGATCGGCCGGACGGCGAGATCATGCTGACGACGGCCTATCGCCCCGGCATCCGTCTTTCGGTCGCCGGCACGCGCGAAAAGATCTCGCTGCCGCTGGAATTCTGCGTCCACGACAACGGCCCCGGCGTCCCCCTCGATCTGGTGCCGCATCTCTTCGATCCCTTCATCACCACCAAGCCGAACGGCAGCGGCCTCGGACTGGCGCTGGTCGCCAAGATCATTGGCGATCACGGCGGCATCATTGAATGCGACAGCCAGAACAGCCGCACGACATTCCGCGTTCTCATGCCGGCGTCGAAGGACGCCTCGCTCGAAGACGCCTCTATAGCAAGCTCGACAGGACCTTCTCGATGACAGCCACGATCCTCGTTGCAGATGATGATGCGGCCATCCGGACCGTGCTCAACCAGGCTTTGAGCCGCGCCGGTTATGACGTTCGCATCACCTCCAACGCCGCTACCCTCTGGCGCTGGATTTCGGCAGGCGAGGGCGATCTGGTCGTCACCGATGTGGTGATGCCCGACGAAAACGCCTTCGATCTGCTGCCGCGCATCAAGAAGGCGCGGCCCGACCTGCCCGTCCTCGTCATGAGCGCCCAGAACACCTTCATGACCGCCATCAAGGCCTCGGAGAAGGGGGCTTACGACTATCTGCCGAAGCCCTTCGATCTCACCGAACTTATCGGCATCATCGGCCGGGCGCTGGC
This Rhizobium brockwellii DNA region includes the following protein-coding sequences:
- a CDS encoding bifunctional 2-C-methyl-D-erythritol 4-phosphate cytidylyltransferase/2-C-methyl-D-erythritol 2,4-cyclodiphosphate synthase; protein product: MLQMPSKQPISAGIVIVAAGRGERAGSSTEGPKQYRMIGGKPVIVHTLENFMTWEAATEIVVVIHPDDDALFARAFRHIISATPIETVHGGATRQQSVLAGLRYLKDKQISHVLIHDAVRPFFDHDLLDRITESLDAGAQAVLPAIPVTDTLKRADSAGTVLTTVSREHLYAAQTPQSFAFETILEAHEKAAASGRSDFTDDASIAEWLGIPVTIVEGTADNVKLTVKNDIAMADDKLSASLLPDVRTGNGYDVHQLVAGDGVTLCGVFIPHDQKLKGHSDADVALHALTDALLATCGAGDIGDHFPPSDPQWKGAPSRIFIEHAARIVRERGGTIMNADVSLIAEAPKVGPHRDAMRAKLSDYLGIDIERCSVKATTNETIGFVGRREGIAAIATATVVYRGKK
- the dusB gene encoding tRNA dihydrouridine synthase DusB; amino-acid sequence: MCPKDNHLISKDLAAPFRIGPVSVRNRVVLAPMSGVTDMPFRELAWRFGAGLVVTEMVASRELVNDTAESWSRLSAAGFRPHMVQLAGREAHWMAEAAKIAADHGADIIDINMGCPAKKVIGGYSGSALMRDPDHALGLIEATVKAVDIPVTLKMRLGWDENSINAPDIARRAEAAGIQLVTIHGRTRMQFYEGRADWDAIRAVREVISIPLIANGDVETAGDAQEILRRSGADAVMIGRGCQGRPWHAGVISGAPAPLPPDIADIAVEHYRMMLDFYGEAVAIRHGRKHLGWYLQRFAPDLLGDEKAAIMTSRDPREVAARLYDALAASVVDSREAA
- a CDS encoding two-component system sensor histidine kinase NtrB, yielding MTKDMTSPSDHAGGTVAMAVLNAIQNPVVMVDESGFVVFANWEAEAFFGASASHLARYRISTFIPFGSPLLALIDQVRERKAPVNEYRVDLSSPRLGQDKLVDLYVAPVLSEPGAVVIVFQERSMADKIDRQLTHRAAARSVTGLASMLAHEIKNPLSGIRGAAQLLEQSAVDDDRALTRLICDETDRIVSLVDRMEVFSDERPVDRMPVNIHSVLDHVKAVAKAGFARNIRVTESYDPSLPAVYANRDQLVQVFLNLVKNAAEAVGDRPDGEIMLTTAYRPGIRLSVAGTREKISLPLEFCVHDNGPGVPLDLVPHLFDPFITTKPNGSGLGLALVAKIIGDHGGIIECDSQNSRTTFRVLMPASKDASLEDASIASSTGPSR